In Clostridium sp. SY8519, one genomic interval encodes:
- the scfB gene encoding thioether cross-link-forming SCIFF peptide maturase: protein MVHQYRNNGYNIVLDVHSGSVHVVDDVTYDVLAMFEEYTYEEITQELKESYPEDAVRESYEELQALKEEGLLFTEDEYVDYAERLKDRPTVVKALCLHIAHDCNLACRYCFAEEGEYHGRRALMTEEVGRKALDFLVANSGMRRNLEVDFFGGEPTMNWDVVKALVRYGRELEQTHDKKFRFTLTTNGVLLNDEIMDFCNREMSNVVMSIDGRPEVNDRMRPFRNGKGSYELIVPKFQKFADSRQQTNYYVRGTFTHNNLDFSKDVLHMADLGFKQISIEPVVASPEDDYAIRPEDLPQLFKEYDSLAAEMVKRNKEGRGFNFFHFMIDLEGGPCVAKRLSGCGSGTEYLAVTPWGDLYPCHQFVGNEKFRMGNVWDGIERTDLQSEFKDCNVYSKEACQNCFARYYCSGGCAANSYNFHHTINDVYEVGCELERKRVECAIMIKAAMADAEEIQEQHNP from the coding sequence TTGGTTCACCAGTACAGGAACAACGGATATAACATTGTCCTGGATGTACACAGCGGCTCGGTCCATGTTGTGGATGACGTCACTTATGATGTCCTGGCAATGTTTGAAGAATATACATATGAAGAAATCACGCAGGAACTGAAAGAGTCCTATCCGGAGGACGCGGTCCGGGAAAGCTATGAAGAGCTTCAGGCGCTGAAGGAAGAGGGCCTGTTATTTACCGAAGACGAATATGTGGATTATGCGGAGCGTCTGAAAGACCGTCCGACCGTAGTCAAGGCACTGTGCCTGCACATTGCCCATGACTGCAATCTGGCCTGCCGTTACTGCTTCGCGGAAGAAGGCGAATATCACGGCCGCCGGGCGCTGATGACAGAGGAAGTCGGCAGAAAGGCACTGGACTTTCTGGTGGCGAATTCCGGCATGCGGCGCAATCTGGAAGTAGACTTTTTCGGCGGCGAACCCACTATGAACTGGGATGTGGTCAAGGCGCTGGTGCGTTACGGCAGAGAGCTGGAGCAGACGCATGACAAGAAGTTCCGCTTTACACTGACCACAAACGGCGTACTGCTGAATGACGAAATCATGGACTTCTGCAACCGGGAGATGAGCAATGTGGTCATGAGCATTGACGGCCGTCCGGAAGTCAATGACAGAATGCGCCCCTTCCGCAACGGAAAGGGCAGCTATGAGCTGATTGTCCCGAAATTCCAGAAATTTGCGGACAGCCGGCAGCAGACCAATTATTACGTCCGGGGAACTTTTACCCACAACAACCTGGACTTTTCCAAAGATGTGCTGCACATGGCAGACCTGGGCTTCAAACAGATTTCCATTGAGCCGGTAGTGGCTTCCCCGGAAGATGACTACGCGATTCGGCCGGAAGATCTTCCGCAGCTTTTCAAGGAGTATGACAGCCTGGCCGCGGAAATGGTAAAACGAAACAAAGAGGGCCGCGGATTCAATTTCTTCCATTTCATGATTGATCTGGAAGGAGGCCCCTGTGTGGCGAAGCGCCTGTCCGGCTGCGGATCCGGCACAGAATACCTGGCGGTGACTCCCTGGGGAGATCTTTATCCCTGCCATCAGTTTGTGGGCAATGAGAAGTTCCGTATGGGCAATGTATGGGACGGCATCGAACGGACAGACCTGCAGTCGGAGTTCAAGGACTGCAATGTGTATTCCAAGGAAGCCTGTCAGAACTGTTTCGCGCGCTATTACTGCAGCGGCGGATGCGCCGCCAATTCCTATAATTTCCATCACACCATCAATGATGTCTATGAAGTTGGATGCGAATTAGAGCGCAAACGTGTGGAATGCGCCATTATGATCAAAGCCGCCATGGCGGATGCAGAGGAAATACAGGAACAGCACAATCCGTGA
- a CDS encoding protein translocase subunit SecDF: MKKRGRSVVVFAIFLAIVVLLGYYAFGIVKGTKNKNTDAGVKLGLDLAGGVSITYQVKGDSKPSSEDMSDTIYKLQKRVQNYSTEAQVYQVGDDRITAEIPGVSNATEILEELGSPGSLNFMTEDEKVVMTGSDVTDAQAATTTNSSTGAKEYVVELKLSKNAAKTWAKVTKENVGKRIMIVYDKEILSQPTVENEITGGECQITGMSSYEEAENLASQIRIGSLSLELQELQSEVVGAQLGTNAISTSIIAAAIGILCIMIFMIAVYWIPGLASSIALLIYTGIILALLHLYDITLTLPGIAGIILSIGMAVDANVIIFARIREETAAGRTVEQATKTGFKKAQSAIIDSNITTLIAAVVLAIRGSGSVRGFAATLALGVVVSMFTALFVTRWILKALYGMGFQDVKFYGKKKERKPIRFVQKRVLFLAIPICIVVCGIAGMGVHNAKNGHPFNYSLEFMGGTSTTVAFDKDYTLAQLDEQIVPQIEKITGDANVQAQKVEKSNSVVFKTRTLSLDERNQFNSMVEKNYGVKEADITYNNISSTVSKEMRSDAVWAVVIAVICMLLYIWFRFKDVRFASSAVIALLHDVFLLITFYALSWTTVGTTFIACLLTILGYSINSTIVIFDRIREHLKTDRIRTRQDLEYMVNNSITQTLSRSINTNVTSVITLILLCIIGVSSIREFALPLIVGLAAGAYSSVFVTGGLWYTFRAFTGKHRYPSGKLTLGQTEGASAESGAKPSESDPLPKSPKKKKKKKKKTPEEKTVV; this comes from the coding sequence ATGAAAAAACGCGGCAGAAGTGTCGTTGTCTTTGCGATTTTCCTGGCGATTGTAGTCCTGTTAGGCTATTACGCCTTCGGGATCGTAAAAGGCACCAAAAACAAAAACACTGACGCTGGGGTTAAGCTGGGCCTGGATCTGGCAGGCGGTGTCAGCATCACCTACCAGGTCAAGGGAGACAGCAAGCCTTCCAGCGAAGACATGTCCGACACGATCTACAAGCTTCAGAAACGTGTGCAGAACTACAGCACGGAAGCACAGGTCTATCAGGTGGGGGATGACCGTATTACGGCAGAGATCCCCGGGGTATCCAATGCCACAGAGATTCTGGAAGAGCTGGGATCTCCCGGCAGCCTGAATTTTATGACCGAAGACGAAAAGGTCGTAATGACCGGCTCGGATGTGACGGATGCCCAGGCAGCCACCACGACCAACTCCAGCACAGGAGCCAAGGAATATGTGGTGGAACTGAAGCTGAGCAAAAACGCGGCCAAAACCTGGGCAAAAGTTACCAAGGAGAATGTGGGCAAAAGGATCATGATTGTCTATGATAAGGAGATTTTAAGCCAGCCCACAGTAGAAAATGAGATCACCGGCGGAGAATGCCAGATTACCGGCATGTCCAGTTATGAGGAAGCGGAAAACCTGGCATCCCAGATCCGCATCGGTTCCCTTTCCCTGGAACTGCAGGAACTGCAGTCCGAGGTGGTAGGCGCGCAGCTTGGTACCAATGCCATTTCCACCAGTATTATCGCGGCGGCCATCGGTATCCTGTGCATCATGATCTTCATGATTGCCGTATACTGGATTCCGGGACTGGCTTCTTCCATTGCGCTGCTGATATACACGGGCATCATCCTGGCGCTGCTGCATTTGTATGATATTACGCTGACGCTTCCGGGCATCGCGGGCATTATACTGTCCATCGGCATGGCGGTGGATGCCAATGTCATCATATTTGCCAGAATCCGGGAAGAGACGGCCGCGGGAAGGACCGTGGAACAGGCCACAAAGACCGGATTTAAGAAAGCCCAGTCGGCTATCATCGACAGCAACATCACCACGCTGATCGCGGCAGTGGTACTGGCAATCCGCGGATCCGGCAGTGTCCGGGGATTTGCGGCAACCCTCGCCCTTGGTGTAGTGGTGTCCATGTTTACCGCGCTGTTTGTTACCCGGTGGATTCTGAAAGCGCTCTACGGCATGGGCTTTCAGGATGTGAAGTTCTACGGAAAGAAGAAAGAGCGGAAACCCATCCGCTTTGTACAGAAGCGGGTCCTGTTCCTGGCGATCCCGATCTGCATTGTGGTATGCGGCATTGCGGGCATGGGCGTCCACAATGCCAAAAACGGCCATCCGTTTAATTACAGTCTGGAATTTATGGGCGGTACATCTACGACAGTGGCGTTTGACAAGGATTACACCCTGGCGCAGCTGGATGAGCAGATTGTTCCGCAGATTGAAAAAATCACCGGAGACGCCAATGTACAGGCACAGAAGGTGGAGAAAAGCAACTCCGTGGTATTTAAGACACGAACCCTGAGCCTGGACGAGCGCAACCAGTTCAATTCCATGGTGGAAAAGAACTACGGAGTCAAAGAAGCAGATATCACCTATAACAATATCAGTTCCACTGTCAGCAAGGAAATGCGTTCCGATGCGGTGTGGGCGGTTGTGATCGCGGTAATCTGCATGCTGCTGTACATCTGGTTCCGGTTTAAAGACGTGCGTTTCGCGTCTTCTGCCGTGATTGCACTGCTGCACGATGTATTCCTGCTGATTACGTTCTATGCCCTGTCCTGGACCACCGTCGGCACCACCTTTATCGCCTGCCTGCTGACGATTCTCGGCTACTCGATCAACTCCACCATTGTCATCTTTGACCGAATCCGGGAACATCTGAAAACAGACCGGATACGCACCAGACAGGATCTGGAATACATGGTGAACAACAGCATCACCCAGACCCTGTCCCGAAGCATCAACACCAATGTGACTTCGGTGATTACCCTGATTCTGCTGTGTATTATCGGCGTGTCCTCGATCCGGGAGTTTGCCCTGCCGCTGATCGTCGGGCTGGCAGCCGGCGCCTACTCCTCAGTGTTTGTCACAGGCGGACTCTGGTATACCTTCCGCGCCTTTACCGGCAAACACAGATACCCGTCCGGTAAGCTGACCTTGGGGCAGACAGAAGGGGCGTCTGCGGAAAGCGGAGCGAAACCGTCAGAATCGGATCCTTTGCCGAAATCGCCGAAAAAGAAAAAGAAGAAAAAGAAAAAGACACCGGAAGAAAAAACGGTAGTATAA
- the glyA gene encoding serine hydroxymethyltransferase, which produces MQIEAIKKTDPEVAQAISDELKRQNEHIELIASENWVSEAVREAQGSILTNKYAEGYPGKRYYGGCVNVDVVETLAIERAKKLFDAGYVNVQPHSGAQANMAVQFALLQPGDTVLGMNLNDGGHLTHGSPVNFSGTYFNIIPYGVNEDGIVDYDELEKLAREHQPKLVIAGASAYSRVLDWKRFAEIAHSVGALLMVDIAHVAGMVAAGLFPNPIHDADVVTTTTHKTLRGPRGGMIMCSEESMEKNKFNFNKAVFPGIQGGPLMHVIAAKAVCFKEAMSDEFVTYQKNVLANAQALSKGLISRGIKLVSGGTETHLMLIDLRDLDKSGKDVEKLLDQANITANKNTIPNEPRSPFVTSGIRLGSPAVTSRGMNEADMDQIAEAIAIVIKEGEAGIDKAKAIVKTLTDKYPLV; this is translated from the coding sequence ATGCAGATCGAAGCAATTAAGAAAACTGATCCGGAAGTGGCGCAGGCCATCAGTGATGAGCTGAAGCGCCAGAATGAGCACATCGAGCTGATCGCGTCAGAAAACTGGGTCAGCGAAGCCGTTCGCGAGGCACAGGGCAGCATCCTGACCAACAAATACGCGGAAGGCTATCCCGGCAAACGGTATTACGGCGGCTGCGTGAATGTGGACGTGGTGGAAACACTGGCCATCGAACGCGCCAAAAAGCTGTTTGACGCCGGATATGTCAATGTACAGCCCCATTCCGGCGCACAGGCCAATATGGCGGTACAGTTTGCGCTGCTGCAGCCGGGAGATACGGTGCTGGGCATGAACTTAAACGACGGCGGTCACCTGACCCACGGAAGCCCGGTGAATTTCTCCGGAACCTATTTCAATATTATCCCTTACGGCGTAAACGAAGACGGTATTGTGGATTATGACGAACTGGAAAAACTGGCCCGGGAGCATCAGCCGAAACTGGTGATTGCGGGTGCCAGCGCCTACTCCAGAGTCCTCGACTGGAAGCGTTTCGCGGAAATCGCCCACAGCGTAGGGGCGCTTCTGATGGTAGATATTGCCCATGTGGCAGGCATGGTGGCAGCCGGCCTGTTCCCGAATCCGATCCACGATGCGGACGTGGTGACCACCACCACACATAAAACTCTGCGCGGTCCCCGGGGCGGCATGATTATGTGCTCGGAAGAATCCATGGAGAAGAACAAATTTAACTTCAACAAAGCGGTCTTCCCCGGAATTCAGGGTGGCCCGCTGATGCATGTCATTGCGGCAAAGGCAGTATGCTTCAAAGAAGCGATGAGCGATGAGTTTGTTACTTATCAGAAAAATGTGCTGGCCAATGCACAGGCACTGAGCAAAGGACTGATCAGCCGGGGAATCAAGCTGGTGTCCGGCGGCACAGAGACCCATCTGATGCTGATCGATCTGCGGGATCTGGACAAATCCGGAAAAGACGTGGAAAAACTGCTGGATCAGGCCAACATTACCGCTAACAAGAATACGATCCCGAATGAACCGCGTTCCCCGTTTGTGACAAGCGGAATCCGTCTCGGATCCCCTGCGGTTACATCCAGGGGCATGAATGAGGCAGACATGGATCAGATCGCAGAAGCAATCGCCATCGTGATCAAAGAAGGAGAAGCCGGTATCGACAAAGCAAAGGCGATTGTAAAGACTCTGACAGACAAATATCCGTTAGTATAG
- the serS gene encoding serine--tRNA ligase, producing MIDIKFLRENPEAVKQNIRNKFQDHKLPLVDEVIEYDKKARAAQQEADALRARRNKLSKEIGALMGQGKKEEAQEIKAQVARDADRLKELEAEESELQAQVKERMMKIPNIIDPSVPIGKDDSENVELERFGEPVVPDFEIPYHTEIMERFNGIDLDAARRVAGNGFYYLQGDIARLHSAVISYARDFMIDRGFTYCVPPFMIRSSVVTGVMSFEEMDAMMYKIEGEDLYLIGTSEHSMIGKFIDQMLEEDSLPRTLTSYSPCFRKEKGAHGIEERGVYRIHQFEKQEMIVVCKPEESAMWYDRLWKNTVDLFRSMDIPVRTLECCSGDLADLKVKSLDVEAWSPRQKKYFEVGSCSNLGDAQARRLRIRVKGKDGKYFAHTLNNTVVAPPRMLIAFLENNLNADGTVNIPKALQPYMGGKTKIE from the coding sequence ATGATTGATATCAAATTTTTAAGAGAGAATCCGGAGGCCGTAAAACAGAACATCCGCAACAAATTTCAGGATCATAAGCTGCCTCTGGTGGATGAAGTAATCGAATATGACAAAAAGGCCCGCGCCGCGCAGCAGGAGGCAGACGCGCTCCGAGCCAGACGGAACAAACTTTCCAAAGAGATCGGCGCGCTGATGGGCCAGGGAAAAAAAGAGGAAGCCCAGGAAATCAAGGCACAGGTGGCCCGGGACGCGGACCGCTTAAAGGAGCTTGAGGCAGAGGAATCCGAACTGCAGGCACAGGTAAAGGAACGGATGATGAAGATCCCGAATATCATCGATCCTTCGGTGCCCATCGGCAAGGATGATTCCGAAAATGTGGAACTGGAACGCTTCGGCGAACCGGTGGTTCCGGACTTTGAGATTCCGTATCACACAGAAATCATGGAGCGTTTCAACGGAATTGACCTGGATGCGGCCAGAAGAGTGGCCGGCAACGGATTTTACTATCTGCAGGGGGATATTGCCCGGCTGCATTCCGCGGTAATTTCCTATGCCAGGGACTTTATGATCGACCGCGGATTCACATACTGTGTTCCGCCGTTTATGATCCGGTCCAGTGTGGTCACCGGCGTTATGAGCTTTGAAGAGATGGATGCCATGATGTACAAGATCGAAGGCGAGGATCTGTATCTGATCGGTACCAGCGAACATTCCATGATCGGCAAATTTATCGACCAGATGCTGGAGGAAGACAGCCTGCCCCGTACCCTGACCAGCTATTCTCCCTGCTTCCGCAAGGAGAAGGGCGCCCACGGCATCGAAGAGCGCGGCGTGTACAGAATCCATCAGTTTGAGAAGCAGGAAATGATCGTTGTATGCAAACCGGAAGAATCCGCCATGTGGTATGACCGTCTCTGGAAGAATACCGTGGATCTGTTCCGGTCCATGGATATTCCGGTACGTACGCTGGAATGCTGCTCCGGTGATCTGGCGGACCTGAAGGTGAAGTCTCTGGATGTGGAGGCATGGTCCCCGCGCCAGAAGAAATATTTTGAAGTAGGCAGCTGCTCCAATCTGGGCGATGCCCAGGCAAGACGTCTCCGGATCCGTGTCAAAGGCAAAGACGGCAAATATTTCGCCCACACACTGAACAACACGGTGGTTGCGCCTCCGCGCATGCTGATTGCATTCCTGGAGAACAACCTGAACGCAGACGGAACCGTAAACATTCCGAAAGCCCTTCAGCCGTATATGGGCGGCAAAACCAAAATTGAGTAG
- a CDS encoding carbamoyl phosphate synthase small subunit, translating to MKAFLILEDGTVFTGTSIGSTREVISEIVFNTSMTGYLEVLTDPSYAGQAVMMTYPLIGNYGITPDMESERPWPDGFIVRELSRMPSNFRCEGTIQDFLVKYDIPGISGIDTRALTKILREKGTMNGMITTALPEDVSAVLPAIQAYRTGREVDKVTCRGKSVLKGSGHKVALMDFGAKKNIAASLNRRGCEVTIYPAHTSAEEILASHPDGIMLSNGPGDPKDCADIIEEIRKLYESDVPIFAICLGHQLMALATGADTHKLKYGHRGGNHPVKDLSTGRVYISSQNHGYVVDTDTLDPAVCVPAFTNVNDGTNEGVRYIGKNIFTVQFHPEANPGPQDSEYLFDQFIEMMGGNK from the coding sequence ATGAAAGCATTTCTAATCCTCGAAGATGGAACAGTGTTTACCGGTACGAGCATCGGATCCACCAGAGAAGTGATCAGCGAGATTGTATTTAATACATCCATGACTGGTTACCTGGAGGTTCTGACCGACCCGTCCTATGCAGGACAGGCGGTAATGATGACCTATCCGCTGATCGGCAATTACGGCATCACACCGGACATGGAGTCAGAACGTCCGTGGCCGGATGGGTTTATTGTACGGGAACTTTCCCGCATGCCGAGCAATTTTCGCTGTGAAGGGACGATTCAGGACTTCCTGGTGAAGTATGACATACCCGGAATCAGCGGAATTGATACCCGGGCACTGACAAAGATCCTGCGGGAAAAAGGCACCATGAACGGAATGATCACCACCGCGCTTCCGGAAGATGTGTCTGCCGTTCTTCCTGCGATACAGGCTTACCGTACCGGCAGGGAGGTAGATAAGGTCACCTGCAGGGGAAAAAGCGTGCTGAAAGGCAGCGGACACAAAGTAGCCCTGATGGATTTCGGCGCTAAGAAAAATATTGCGGCCTCCTTAAACCGGCGCGGCTGTGAAGTGACGATTTACCCCGCCCATACTTCCGCGGAAGAAATTCTGGCATCGCATCCGGACGGAATTATGCTTTCCAACGGACCGGGCGATCCGAAAGACTGCGCGGATATCATTGAGGAAATCCGCAAACTCTACGAATCGGATGTGCCGATTTTCGCCATCTGTCTGGGGCATCAGCTGATGGCTCTGGCGACAGGGGCGGATACCCACAAGCTGAAGTACGGACACCGGGGCGGCAACCATCCGGTGAAGGATCTATCCACCGGACGGGTATACATCTCTTCACAGAACCACGGATATGTAGTGGATACCGACACACTGGATCCGGCGGTCTGTGTTCCTGCTTTTACGAATGTGAATGATGGAACCAACGAAGGCGTACGCTACATCGGCAAAAATATTTTTACCGTGCAGTTCCATCCGGAAGCAAATCCGGGACCGCAGGATTCTGAATATCTGTTTGACCAGTTTATTGAAATGATGGGAGGAAACAAATAA
- the carB gene encoding carbamoyl-phosphate synthase large subunit, which produces MPKNPEIKKVLVIGSGPIIIGQAAEFDYAGTQACRSLKEEGVEVCLVNSNPATIMTDKQIADQVYIEPLTVDVLKQIILKEKPDSVLPTLGGQAGLNLGMELAESGFLEENGVKLIGTTAETIRRAEDRLEFKQTMEKLNEPVAASQVVHNVEDGIRFTNTIGYPVVLRPAFTLGGSGGGIAHNETELVKILENGLRLSRVGEVLVERCIAGWKEIEYEVMRDAAGNCITVCNMENIDPVGVHTGDSIVVAPSQTLGNPEYQMLRTSALNIISELKITGGCNVQYALNPDSFEYCVIEVNPRVSRSSALASKATGYPIAKVAAKIALGYTLDEIKNAITDKTYASFEPMLDYCVVKIPRLPFDKFITAKRTLTTQMKATGEVMSICTNFEGALMKAIRSLEQHVDSLVTDEYSGLSYEKLMERLAVVDDRRIWVIAEAVRRGVSYDKIYEITKIDRWFIDKIAILVEMEGRLRSEELTPELLREAKRIEFPDGVIASLTGKSEEEVRQMRHANGITASFKMVDTCAAEFEAATPYYYSCYDGENEAMETHPKKKVLILGSGPIRIGQGIEFDFCSVHCTWAFAKRGYETIIINNNPETVSTDFDIADKLYFEPLTPEDVENVVNIEKPDGAVVQFGGQTAIKLTESLMKMGVPILGTRAEDVDAAEDRELFDQILQKTGIPRAAGGTVFTSAEAKEVANRLGYPVLVRPSYVLGGQGMHIAFNDGEIVEFIDEINKIAQDHPILIDKYLMGKEIEVDAVCDGTDILIPGIMEHIERTGVHSGDSISVYPAPTISEEVKKTLVDYTGRLAQALHVVGLINIQFIVMHDEVYVIEVNPRSSRTVPYISKVTGIPIVDLAARVIMGETIRGMGYEPGLAPEADYIAIKMPVFSTEKLRGAEISLGPEMKSTGECLGIAKNFNEALYKAFLGAGVRLPKYKQMIMTVRDADKPEAVGVAKRFEKLGYRIYATRSTARYLQEHGVDARQVNKISQESPTVMDLLLGHKIDLVIDTPTQGRDKSRDGFLIRRTAIETGINCLTSMDTANALARSLETAQDSMTMIDIAKVKNL; this is translated from the coding sequence ATGCCAAAAAATCCGGAGATTAAAAAGGTCTTAGTCATTGGTTCCGGCCCGATCATTATCGGACAGGCAGCAGAGTTTGATTACGCGGGCACCCAGGCCTGCCGGTCGCTGAAGGAAGAAGGCGTGGAAGTATGCCTAGTCAATTCCAATCCGGCGACAATTATGACAGATAAGCAGATCGCGGATCAGGTCTACATTGAGCCGCTTACCGTGGATGTATTGAAACAGATCATCTTAAAGGAAAAACCGGACAGCGTTCTGCCGACCCTGGGCGGCCAGGCGGGACTGAATCTGGGCATGGAGCTGGCGGAATCCGGCTTCCTGGAAGAAAACGGCGTAAAACTGATCGGAACTACGGCCGAGACCATCCGCCGGGCGGAAGACCGTCTGGAATTTAAGCAGACCATGGAAAAACTGAACGAGCCGGTGGCCGCCTCCCAGGTCGTGCACAATGTGGAGGATGGAATCCGGTTTACAAACACCATCGGCTATCCGGTTGTGCTTCGCCCCGCGTTTACCTTAGGCGGCAGCGGCGGCGGAATTGCCCACAATGAGACCGAACTGGTGAAAATCCTGGAAAACGGCCTGCGGTTAAGCCGTGTGGGCGAAGTGCTGGTAGAGCGCTGCATTGCCGGCTGGAAAGAAATCGAATATGAAGTGATGCGGGACGCGGCAGGAAACTGTATCACGGTCTGCAATATGGAAAATATCGACCCGGTGGGCGTACACACAGGCGACTCCATCGTAGTGGCGCCGTCCCAGACCCTGGGCAACCCGGAATACCAGATGCTGCGTACTTCCGCGCTGAATATTATCAGTGAGTTAAAGATCACCGGCGGCTGCAATGTACAGTATGCCTTGAACCCGGACAGCTTTGAATACTGCGTCATCGAGGTGAATCCCCGTGTCAGCCGTTCTTCGGCGCTGGCATCCAAGGCAACGGGCTATCCCATTGCGAAAGTGGCAGCCAAGATTGCCCTGGGTTACACACTGGATGAGATCAAGAACGCGATCACAGATAAAACCTACGCAAGCTTTGAGCCCATGCTGGATTACTGCGTGGTAAAGATTCCCCGCCTGCCCTTTGATAAATTCATTACCGCGAAACGGACCCTGACCACACAGATGAAGGCCACCGGCGAGGTAATGAGCATATGCACTAATTTTGAAGGCGCGCTGATGAAGGCCATTCGTTCGCTGGAACAGCATGTGGATTCCCTGGTAACCGATGAGTATTCCGGCCTGTCATATGAAAAACTCATGGAACGGCTGGCAGTGGTGGATGACAGGAGAATCTGGGTGATCGCGGAAGCAGTCCGCCGCGGGGTTTCCTACGACAAAATCTACGAGATTACAAAAATCGACCGCTGGTTCATCGATAAAATAGCCATCCTGGTGGAGATGGAAGGCCGTCTGCGCAGCGAAGAGCTGACACCGGAACTGCTCCGGGAAGCGAAACGCATCGAATTCCCGGACGGCGTCATTGCCTCCCTGACAGGCAAATCAGAAGAAGAAGTCAGACAGATGCGCCATGCCAACGGCATCACTGCATCCTTCAAAATGGTGGATACCTGCGCAGCGGAATTTGAGGCAGCCACACCCTACTACTATTCCTGCTATGACGGTGAGAATGAGGCCATGGAAACGCATCCGAAAAAGAAAGTGCTGATTCTGGGATCCGGCCCCATCCGCATCGGCCAGGGAATTGAGTTTGATTTCTGCTCGGTTCACTGTACCTGGGCTTTTGCGAAACGCGGCTATGAGACCATTATCATCAACAACAATCCGGAGACGGTATCCACAGATTTTGACATTGCGGACAAGCTGTATTTTGAGCCGCTGACCCCGGAAGATGTGGAAAATGTGGTAAATATCGAAAAACCGGATGGCGCTGTCGTGCAGTTCGGCGGACAGACTGCCATTAAACTGACCGAAAGCCTGATGAAAATGGGCGTGCCGATTCTGGGGACCCGGGCAGAGGATGTGGATGCAGCGGAAGACCGGGAGCTCTTCGATCAGATTCTGCAGAAAACCGGTATCCCACGGGCGGCCGGCGGTACGGTATTTACTTCCGCGGAGGCAAAAGAAGTAGCAAACCGTCTGGGTTATCCGGTATTGGTGCGGCCTTCCTATGTACTGGGCGGCCAGGGCATGCACATTGCCTTTAACGATGGTGAAATCGTGGAATTTATTGATGAGATCAACAAGATCGCCCAGGATCACCCGATTTTGATTGATAAATATCTGATGGGAAAGGAAATTGAAGTAGATGCCGTCTGCGACGGCACCGATATCCTGATTCCGGGTATTATGGAGCATATCGAGCGTACCGGCGTGCATTCCGGAGACAGTATTTCCGTATATCCGGCGCCCACCATCAGCGAAGAAGTCAAAAAAACACTGGTGGACTATACCGGACGCCTGGCACAGGCGCTCCACGTGGTGGGACTGATCAACATCCAGTTTATCGTGATGCATGACGAGGTATATGTGATCGAGGTAAATCCCCGTTCTTCCAGAACGGTACCTTATATCAGCAAGGTAACCGGTATTCCCATCGTCGATCTGGCAGCACGTGTCATTATGGGTGAGACCATACGCGGCATGGGATATGAGCCGGGACTGGCACCGGAGGCGGATTATATTGCCATCAAGATGCCCGTCTTCTCCACAGAGAAGCTGCGGGGCGCAGAGATCAGCCTGGGACCGGAGATGAAATCCACCGGCGAATGTCTGGGCATTGCAAAGAATTTCAACGAAGCGCTGTACAAGGCATTTCTCGGCGCCGGCGTCCGTCTGCCGAAATACAAGCAGATGATTATGACGGTCAGAGACGCGGACAAACCGGAGGCAGTGGGAGTCGCAAAGCGGTTTGAAAAGCTTGGCTACCGGATCTACGCCACCAGGAGTACGGCCCGTTATCTGCAGGAGCACGGCGTGGATGCCCGTCAGGTAAACAAGATCTCACAGGAATCTCCTACGGTAATGGACCTTCTGCTGGGACATAAAATCGATCTTGTCATCGACACACCGACCCAGGGACGGGACAAGAGCCGGGACGGATTCCTGATCCGGCGTACGGCTATTGAGACGGGAATTAACTGCCTGACTTCCATGGATACCGCGAACGCCCTGGCCCGCAGCCTGGAGACCGCGCAGGATTCCATGACCATGATTGATATCGCAAAAGTAAAAAATCTGTAA